In one Sulfuricella sp. genomic region, the following are encoded:
- the ispD gene encoding 2-C-methyl-D-erythritol 4-phosphate cytidylyltransferase → MTNFYALIPAAGSGSRMGAPRPKQYLEVAGRPLIYYAIARLCGCREIERVYVVLARDDERWGSYDWEAFAPTLVPLFCGGAERFESVRNGLRAIQDDVDADDWVLVHDAARPGLSEEALARLIAEGGTDEVGGLLAVPLADTLKRADAAQHVAHTEPRAGLWQAQTPQMFRHGALLEALSQPGGHVPTDEAQAMELMGRKPRLVLGDSRNFKVTYAQDLEMAELLLQKEAR, encoded by the coding sequence ATGACCAACTTTTATGCTTTGATTCCCGCCGCCGGCTCCGGTTCACGCATGGGGGCGCCAAGACCGAAACAATACCTGGAAGTGGCGGGGCGCCCCCTGATTTACTACGCCATCGCCCGCCTGTGCGGCTGCAGGGAAATCGAGCGGGTGTACGTGGTGCTGGCGCGTGACGACGAGCGCTGGGGCAGCTATGACTGGGAAGCCTTTGCGCCCACCCTGGTGCCGCTTTTCTGCGGCGGGGCGGAACGTTTCGAGAGCGTGCGCAACGGCCTCCGGGCGATTCAGGATGACGTGGACGCCGACGACTGGGTACTGGTGCACGATGCCGCCCGGCCCGGCCTGAGCGAGGAAGCCCTGGCGCGCCTGATCGCCGAAGGCGGGACAGACGAAGTGGGCGGGCTTCTGGCCGTGCCGCTGGCGGACACCCTGAAGCGCGCCGATGCCGCGCAGCACGTCGCCCACACCGAGCCGCGCGCCGGCCTGTGGCAGGCGCAGACCCCGCAGATGTTTCGTCATGGCGCCCTGCTTGAAGCCCTGTCGCAGCCGGGGGGGCATGTGCCCACCGACGAGGCGCAGGCGATGGAGCTGATGGGGCGGAAACCCAGGCTGGTCCTGGGCGATAGCCGGAATTTCAAGGTGACTTACGCGCAGGATCTGGAAATGGCGGAATTGCTGTTACAAAAGGAGGCAAGATGA
- the ispF gene encoding 2-C-methyl-D-erythritol 2,4-cyclodiphosphate synthase, translating into MRIGQGFDVHALVEGRRLVMGGVEIPYQLGLAGHSDADVLLHAISDALLGAVGQGDIGRHFPDTDPRFKGIDSRHLLREVMRLVALQGFHVVNMDATIIAQAPRMAPHIPQMEANIAADLGVSTDVVNVKATTTEKLGYTGRGEGIAAQAVCLLMKG; encoded by the coding sequence ATGAGAATCGGTCAAGGTTTCGATGTGCATGCCCTGGTGGAGGGGCGCAGGCTGGTCATGGGCGGGGTGGAAATCCCTTATCAGCTGGGTCTGGCGGGTCACTCGGATGCCGACGTGCTGCTGCATGCCATCTCTGATGCGCTGCTGGGGGCGGTGGGGCAGGGCGATATCGGGCGGCATTTCCCGGATACGGATCCCCGCTTCAAGGGCATCGACAGCCGCCACCTGCTGCGCGAAGTGATGCGCTTGGTGGCGCTCCAGGGCTTCCATGTGGTGAATATGGATGCCACGATCATCGCCCAGGCGCCCAGAATGGCGCCGCATATCCCGCAGATGGAGGCCAATATTGCCGCCGACCTGGGGGTGTCCACCGATGTCGTCAACGTCAAGGCGACCACCACTGAAAAACTGGGCTATACCGGTCGGGGCGAGGGCATTGCCGCGCAGGCGGTCTGCCTGCTGATGAAAGGCTGA
- the thpR gene encoding RNA 2',3'-cyclic phosphodiesterase — MPGEGGQTARLFFALWPDAGVRRALDQAGKQLHAACGGRRMGAPNVHLTLVFLGNVALTQLDELRAVAGLVSGPSFSMTLDRLGWWRHNRVAWAAPQETPQALQDLVIQLQDGLRNAGFAFDDRPVFAPHVTLLRNARCNEVEMPSLKALEWAADEFVLVESVTTDAGAAYEVIGRWGLSKVSEKNDAL, encoded by the coding sequence GTGCCGGGAGAGGGTGGACAGACAGCCCGGCTGTTTTTCGCCCTGTGGCCGGATGCCGGGGTGCGGCGCGCGCTGGACCAGGCAGGCAAGCAGCTGCACGCCGCTTGTGGCGGGCGCCGCATGGGGGCGCCGAACGTGCATCTCACCCTGGTGTTCCTGGGCAACGTGGCGCTAACGCAACTGGACGAACTGCGTGCCGTGGCCGGGCTGGTGTCTGGCCCCTCTTTTTCCATGACGCTGGATCGTCTCGGCTGGTGGCGCCATAACCGGGTGGCCTGGGCGGCACCGCAGGAAACGCCGCAGGCGCTGCAGGACCTGGTTATTCAACTGCAGGACGGCTTGCGCAACGCAGGCTTTGCTTTCGACGATCGCCCCGTTTTTGCGCCGCATGTCACGCTGCTCAGGAATGCCCGCTGCAATGAGGTGGAGATGCCGTCCCTGAAAGCTCTGGAGTGGGCGGCTGATGAATTCGTGCTGGTGGAATCGGTAACGACCGATGCGGGCGCGGCCTATGAAGTCATAGGCCGCTGGGGACTTTCAAAGGTATCAGAGAAAAATGATGCTCTCTAG